A stretch of Tripterygium wilfordii isolate XIE 37 chromosome 11, ASM1340144v1, whole genome shotgun sequence DNA encodes these proteins:
- the LOC120008574 gene encoding cytochrome P450 71B36-like, with the protein MHAICKACCMILKFAIGRNIAEVWENPEEFCPKRFIDNSSIEWKGQDLELIPFGAGRRICPGLNMGEVTVELLLVNLLYKFDWEMPIGMKREDIDTEVIPGISMRKKNPLMLLAKESINFDEGLRKNYCSVRCLL; encoded by the coding sequence ATGCATGCCATTTGTAAAGCATGCTGCATGATCCTGAAGTTTGCAATTGGAAGGAATATTGCTGAAGTTTGGGAAAACCCAGAAGAGTTTTGTCCTAAAAGATTCATCGACAATTCATCAATTGAGTGGAAAGGGCAAGATTTGGAGCTGATACCATTTGGAGCTGGTAGAAGGATTTGTCCAGGTTTAAATATGGGAGAAGTGACTGTGGAGCTTTTACTTGTTAATCTTCTTTACAAATTTGATTGGGAAATGCCGATTGGGATGAAGAGGGAAGACATAGACACTGAGGTTATACCTGGGATTTCTATGCGCAAAAAGAATCCTCTCATGCTTTTGGCAAAGGAGAGCATAAATTTTGATGAGGGCTTACGTAAGAACTACTGCTCAGTTCGATGTTTGCTCTGA
- the LOC120009833 gene encoding cytochrome P450 CYP82D47-like, which translates to MAFLLSISTTSIVTILALLFFLYFLCLRILKSKSKNKSTPPKAGGAWPVIGHLHLLSGPQPAHRTLGLMADKCGPIFTINLGVHRALVVCNSEIAKECLMTHDKAFASRPKTLAMEILGYNQTMIGFSPYGPYWRQMRKMATLELLSTHRLEMLKNVRQSEVKTSIKELYQLWADNRSTGPNQVLVDMKRWFGDVTLNVIFRIIVGKRYSGDGQESGGWKLVLREFIELSGKFVVSDALPFLRWLDLGGDEKAMKRIAKELDYVFEEWLEEHKKKRSSGERVDEKDFMDVMLSVLDDENDLPAGHSAHTTIKSTCLALMLAASDTTLVTLTWALSLLLNNRDVLYKAQQELESHIGREKPVNESDTKSLVYIEAIIKETFRMYPAAPLLIPHESMEDCTVAGYHIPAGTQLILDAWKIHHDPLVWEDPHEFRPERFLTTHKDVDVKGQNFELIPFGSGRRMCPGVLFALQVLRLTLANLLHGFDFETPNGEPVDMTESNGLTILKESPLEVLVAPRLQGHLYLDDSSSST; encoded by the exons AtggcttttcttctttcaatttccACAACTTCTATCGTCACAATCCTTGCCCTTCTATTTTTTCTCTACTTTTTATGTTTGAGGATCTTGAAGAGCAAATCCAAGAACAAAAGTACTCCACCAAAAGCCGGCGGAGCATGGCCAGTGATAGGCCACCTTCACCTCCTAAGTGGACCACAACCGGCTCACAGAACCTTGGGTCTCATGGCAGACAAGTGCGGCCCAATCTTCACAATCAATTTGGGTGTCCATCGTGCTCTTGTGGTATGTAACTCTGAGATTGCCAAAGAATGTCTGATGACCCATGACAAAGCCTTCGCAAGTCGTCCAAAGACTCTGGCCATGGAGATCTTAGGCTACAACCAGACCATGATCGGTTTTAGCCCATACGGCCCATATTGGCGTCAAATGCGCAAGATGGCCACACTTGAGCTTCTCTCAACCCACCGGCTTGAGATGCTCAAGAACGTACGACAAtcggaagttaagacttccataAAAGAGTTGTACCAATTATGGGCAGACAACAGAAGTACCGGTCCGAACCAAGTTTTAGTTGACATGAAGAGATGGTTCGGAGATGTTACCTTAAACGTGATTTTTAGGATAATTGTGGGGAAAAGATATAGCGGCGATGGCCAAGAGAGTGGGGGATGGAAACTAGTACTAAGGGAGTTCATTGAGTTGTCTGGGAAATTTGTTGTGTCCGATGCGTTGCCGTTTCTAAGGTGGTTGGATTTGGGAGGTGACGAGAAGGCCATGAAAAGGATAGCAAAAGAACTTGACTATGTTTTTGAAGAATGGTTGGAAGAACACAAGAAGAAGAGATCGAGTGGTGAAAGAGTTGACGAGAAGGATTTCATGGACGTTATGCTCTCTGTtcttgatgatgaaaatgatctTCCAGCTGGTCATAGTGCTCATACCACAATCAAATCCACATGCCTG GCTCTTATGTTGGCGGCTTCTGACACAACTTTGGTTACCTTAACATGGGCGCTATCACTGCTACTCAACAACCGTGATGTCCTATACAAGGCTCAGCAAGAattagaatcccacatcgggaGAGAAAAGCCAGTGAATGAATCAGACACGAAATCTTTAGTCTACATAGAAGCCATTATAAAGGAAACATTTCGAATGTACCCTGCTGCACCACTCTTAATACCTCATGAGTCCATGGAGGATTGCACCGTAGCAGGTTACCATATCCCAGCAGGAACTCAGCTTATTTTGGATGCGTGGAAGATTCATCACGATCCACTGGTGTGGGAGGACCCTCACGAGTTTAGGCCAGAGAGATTTCTTACAACCCACAAGGATGTTGATGTTAAGGGACAAAATTTTGAGTTGATACCGTTTGGGAGTGGCAGAAGAATGTGTCCGGGAGTGTTGTTTGCTCTTCAAGTGTTGCGGCTTACACTTGCTAATCTGCTTCATGGGTTCGATTTTGAAACCCCAAATGGTGAACCAGTTGATATGACTGAGAGCAACGGATTGACAATTCTTAAAGAATCACCACTTGAAGTCCTTGTTGCTCCACGCCTCCAAGGTCATCTTTATTTGGATGATTCGAGTAGTAGCACCTAA
- the LOC120008825 gene encoding cytochrome P450 71B36-like — protein MIQKFAIGRNIAEVWENTEEFCPKRFIDNSSIEWKGQDLELIPFGAGRRICPGLNMGEATVELALANLLYKFDWEMPIGMKREDIDTEVIPGISMRKKNPLMLLAKESIKFDEGLPSHTSYIWFVLGCLVSLDKEDLHGFVSPN, from the exons ATGATCCAGAAGTTTGCAATTGGAAGGAATATTGCTGAAGTTTGGGAAAACACAGAAGAGTTTTGTCCTAAAAGATTCATCGACAATTCATCAATTGAGTGGAAAGGGCAAGATTTGGAGCTGATACCATTTGGAGCTGGTAGAAGGATTTGTCCAGGTTTAAACATGGGAGAAGCGACCGTGGAGCTTGCACTTGCTAATCTTCTTTACAAATTTGATTGGGAAATGCCGATCGGGATGAAGAGGGAAGACATAGACACTGAGGTTATACCTGGGATTTCTATGCGCAAAAAGAATCCTCTCATGCTTTTGGCAAAGGAGAGCATAAAATTTGATGAGGGCTTAC CTTCACACACATCATACATATGGTTTGTTTTGGGTTGTCTGGTTTCCTTGGATAAGGAGGAtctgcacggctttgtttcGCCCAACTAA